gttatgtgcttttgtcattttattactgttttttaaatatttttatttaggtttaatttatttttatttcagaattagttttagatttagttagttttagtgcttaatttcagtttattgccaaggcaacatttaaaatttttgttgagtttaagtttttcaactaatatttatattttattttattatttttaacagttttagttttagttaatgataataacctTGATCATTAGAAAGTGCATTTTTTAGTGTGTTAAGAAAAATAGTGTGTTAAGTACATTTATGTggctatttatttaattaaaattgcaTTATCTGCAagtgtacagttttttttttaaatatactttttaaatttGACACTTACACTACACTAAGTGCACATTCAAAACAATTAAGTGCTTTTTAACAATGGTTGATTTTCATTGCATGCATGGacgaaaaaaaattaaaacttcaTTTGTTCCGCAGAAGAAGGAAAgtcatgaaggtgagtaaataatgacagatttttcattttttgcatGAACTCTACTTTTAAGCTTCTTTCTTACTGTTCCATAGGGCTTTTCTTCGAGATTCCTGTCTGTAGTGCTCCTCAAGAAATTCCAGAATCACCTCCAAATCAGTTTGATATTCCTGCGCACTGTTCTGGTAAGAAATATAGATTTTTATCTCATACACTACAGTGGGCCCCCGAAAATAGTATTTTTGGTTagatataatacatataatgacatttaaaattgtCCAAATATGTTTTGGTTCCACTGTAGAATAAAAACTATACAacaaaactgtaaaatgtattaGTTCTTACCATGCTAGTGTGACGGATGTGATCCTTATTGAGTGTATTGCTGTTACAGGTTTTGTTGCATTAATGAATAACCAATAAGTTAAAAAAAGACAGATTTGTTACTATTAGTGTGCTTTACAAACAAAACTCTCTTGTTGAAATGGTGCAGATGGTGTTTTTATCAGTAACAAGGGGCTGGGGGGAGTGAACAAGCCTTTCTGGAATGATCTACGACCGTACATAAATAACCAGCCATCTTTTGACCCAAAACCACAGTTTCTTTCggcccaaacacacacatactcacacacgaacacacacacacacaccctgatCTCGGTCTAACACACATCTCTAGCATCCACCTTTATGGAACCAGTAACCACATCCTCTTCACTCTTAGAGATAACAACCACAACCACCTAACAATGACATGCAGGCTCCAcataaaaaacacattcaatTGTGCTGAAATGATCGAGAACTTTGAAATCATGAACAAAATATGAAAGATGAGAGAAATGCAATGGTTGAAACTTCAATCATAAAGTCTGAAAGGGCGCAATTGTTATGAGACAAGTGTTTATTGTCCTTTATGAAAATTATACAGCAGCACTACATTAGTGTTTGATTGTTATCTTACAAAGAGGAAGGTGATTTAAGATCGGTTTGTAATATGACACACAAAGCAGGCACAAAACAATCTTCTCTCTGTGAAATTAGATAAGCTTGGCCCAACGCATTTGCAAAGAAATCAGCGCAGACGTTTATACAGCGGGCTTCAAGTGTACATCTTTTACAACAAACAAATTCATTGGGATTTTCAAGACAGGAAACTTTATTTGAGCACATAAACAAATGATCTTATGTAAACAAGTTGAAAAAAGCAGATATAAATATGAAGATATAGAACAGTAGAtaaacagtggttcccaaaagTATGTGGACACTTTTAGACACTTAACGTTATTTCATTGtatacaaaatatcaaaatatctttCTGAACCATCTTTGCAGTTACTTTTAACCAACTGGTCCTAAGCTATGAAATCAGTTGTCCTCAAGTTCACACAGAGTAATTATGCACATTTTTCCCTCTATTTACTCTAAGAATTTGAAActtttttgtgaaatgttttccttGAAATGTGTGCTTGAGCTGTCGctctttttctttaaaataaatgttatctggtttgatattttttacataatgcAAAGACATTTTGAGTGTCGCTTAAGTGTACAAATACTTGTTAGGGCCACTCTACatatacactattgttcaaaagtttggggtcagtaagatttttttaatatttttgaaagaaatctcatATAGTCACCAGAGTAAAAtggagtaaaaacagtaatattctgacatattatcatttaaaataactgttttctatttgaatattttttaaaatataattcaacgctgtattttcagcagcaAGTCtgcggtgtcacatgatcctttaagAAATctgtctaatatgctgatttggtgctcatttTCTTACTATTATCTTATTAttgctgcttgatatttttgtggaaacagtgatacctttttttcaggattctggtgaataaaaagttcaaaggagcagcatttatttgaaatagaaactttttgtaacattacaattgtctttactttcactgttaatcaatttaatgcatccttgctggatAAAAGCATAGATATAAATCCTTACTGactctaaacttttgaacggtatgtTAACATCCTACATTTACAAGCATTTACTCATTTCTAATGCACTGTAGGAAAAACAGCTTTATTCTTCTATACATTTTACCATGTCAAGGTTTATTTCAAAGCATCTCCAATCTTgtaaaagacagagagagagagtacaaTTTATGGAATGTTAGGGATTGGCTCTTTTGAGAATCAAACGCCTATTTTGGGATCCTCATGCACTGTCAGTACAGTAGCAAGATCATACTCGCCCTGGTAAGAGTATTGGCCGTACCAGTAATGACAGTCTTGGAGAGGAGAGCTGTAGTACACGTGCTCAGAAGAGCCTTGCTGGTGAAGGGTCATGTCTCTGGACGAAGGGCCTGAGCTGTAGCCTGACAGTGAGCTCAGTCGCTGCAGTATAGCTGGATTAAACTGATAGGTGAGCTTGCGACGCACCTTCACAATCTCGCCCGTGCGGCTGTAGTTGCGGAGAGCGCGTGCCATTTTCTGGTAGGTCATGGTCTTGCGGTTTCCCTTTCTTTGACCCCAGCACTCGGCCAGTTTCTCTTTATTTTTCGAGATGAAATGGAAGATGCCGCTACCTCGGTCCGTCCACTGGATGGAGTCGCCCATGTTGTCGTCGTGAAGAGCCTCGTGCAGATATTCATATAACCGTAACTTCTTACGACCTAATGAGGAAGAGAAATGCACAATGCATTCAGCACTTCTGTAATATGAAGAACTCAGCTTTGTTAAAAATTGTGAACCATTAAAATGCAGTACAGTCAGTTTTAGGATATACACAAGTATGTTTAggtttacttttattaattagATTATTATTCCTGAAAACTTTCAGCTTTTACGTGATTTTACTTATGCAGGTAGAGAGAGAAATCAAAAATGGCCTTTTAGCATCAGCACATACTTTCTCACATACTGAATTATCACATTTACAAACTTGCTGTAATTTTGTACCTTTTCCGTGGCGCTGTGGTAAATTTGAGTAAAATACCGAAGGCTCGGCAGAACACAACGGCCCCAGAGACACATCTGGCACAGTGTGAGACCATGACTGCAGACACAGAGAGAAGCACAAAACATGGGTAAAAGTATCACAACCCATCAGCTGAAacaatgaaagtgaaaaatTCAATGAGTTGTAAACCTACTGAGGATTCATTCCAGTCATACATTGATCCTGGAGGCTC
Above is a genomic segment from Megalobrama amblycephala isolate DHTTF-2021 linkage group LG14, ASM1881202v1, whole genome shotgun sequence containing:
- the spic gene encoding transcription factor Spi-C; its protein translation is MGSLENDINQDFQDAIDVIQRHSQIRHYDTENKYYENLESQQSSVRHAISYYQFTPHFEPPGSMYDWNESSSWSHTVPDVSLGPLCSAEPSVFYSNLPQRHGKGRKKLRLYEYLHEALHDDNMGDSIQWTDRGSGIFHFISKNKEKLAECWGQRKGNRKTMTYQKMARALRNYSRTGEIVKVRRKLTYQFNPAILQRLSSLSGYSSGPSSRDMTLHQQGSSEHVYYSSPLQDCHYWYGQYSYQGEYDLATVLTVHEDPKIGV